One Phycisphaera mikurensis NBRC 102666 DNA window includes the following coding sequences:
- a CDS encoding GNAT family N-acetyltransferase → MNVERHEELRLAPALDREIAELIGRVFPTDFGGRSFFQNRHHARFLVRVGGTLAGHLAVCHRAVRLGYRVLDVLGIAEVAVDPAFRRRGIGVALVEAALREGRAAGVDAVLLFGVESIYARAGFVAVKNPITRIDMRGVRTGEIVREEAEHLMVHPLGESGWDATAPLDLAGFTF, encoded by the coding sequence ATGAACGTCGAACGCCACGAAGAGCTGCGCCTCGCACCCGCCCTCGACCGCGAGATCGCCGAGTTGATCGGCCGCGTCTTCCCCACCGACTTCGGCGGGCGAAGCTTCTTCCAGAACCGGCACCACGCCCGCTTTCTCGTCCGCGTCGGCGGCACGCTCGCCGGCCACCTCGCGGTGTGCCACCGGGCGGTCCGGCTGGGTTACCGCGTGCTCGACGTGCTCGGCATCGCGGAGGTCGCGGTGGATCCGGCCTTCCGCCGACGCGGCATCGGCGTGGCGCTGGTGGAGGCGGCGCTGCGGGAGGGACGCGCGGCGGGTGTGGACGCGGTGCTGCTCTTCGGCGTCGAGAGCATCTACGCGCGAGCCGGCTTCGTCGCCGTGAAGAACCCGATCACGCGGATCGACATGCGCGGCGTCCGGACGGGCGAGATCGTCCGCGAGGAGGCGGAGCACCTCATGGTCCACCCGCTCGGGGAGTCGGGTTGGGACGCGACCGCCCCGCTGGACCTCGCCGGCTTCACCTTCTGA
- a CDS encoding sigma-54-dependent Fis family transcriptional regulator, producing MARAERELDIIEGISQILGENLLLEQVFQRAMLLLSENLGVQRAALVLLDPLSGQLRTFASVGLTPTEQERGRYAVGEGITGRVMKSGEPAVLADVTKDPDFLNRTGARSLGEDDGPMGEAPASAVSFICVPVRDGDLTVGTISIDKPLESEEQLAADARLLRIVAGMFSQVIRIHDQVRLERDQWQQEEKRLRDNLRSRYKFDNIIGSSPAMLDVLGTIGQVADSRATVLLLGETGCGKELIAKAIHYNSPRESGPLIRVNCGALSPQLLESELFGHVKGAFTGAVRDKIGRFEAADKGTLFLDEVGTLEPQLQVKLLRVLQEREVERVGDHRSRKVDVRVIAATNLNLEAEVERGSFREDLYYRLNVVTVNLPPLRTRREDIPALVEHFLERYNKENGRDLSRVSRETLSTFLRYPWPGNVRELENMIERAVVLSTSNELTPELLPLAIRMFAAQTRGDGADASIDGLSERLAEAAVRQYAASDGRVYELVIQQIERHLLKHALRHNGGVKIRTADFLGINRNTLNKKVKELSLEG from the coding sequence ATGGCACGCGCTGAGCGAGAGTTGGACATCATCGAGGGGATCAGCCAGATTCTCGGCGAAAATTTGCTGCTCGAGCAAGTTTTCCAGCGGGCCATGCTGCTTCTTTCGGAGAACCTCGGCGTGCAGCGGGCGGCGTTGGTGCTGCTGGATCCGCTCAGCGGGCAGCTGCGGACGTTCGCATCGGTCGGGCTCACCCCCACCGAGCAGGAGCGGGGACGGTACGCCGTGGGAGAGGGCATCACCGGCCGGGTCATGAAGTCCGGCGAGCCGGCGGTGCTGGCAGACGTCACGAAGGATCCGGACTTCCTCAACCGAACCGGCGCACGCAGCCTCGGCGAAGACGACGGCCCGATGGGTGAAGCCCCGGCGAGCGCCGTGAGTTTCATCTGCGTGCCGGTCCGCGACGGCGATCTCACCGTCGGCACGATCTCGATCGACAAGCCGCTGGAGAGCGAGGAGCAGCTCGCCGCCGACGCCCGGCTCCTTCGCATCGTGGCGGGGATGTTCTCGCAGGTGATCCGCATCCACGACCAGGTCCGCCTGGAACGCGACCAGTGGCAGCAGGAGGAGAAGCGTCTCCGCGACAACCTCCGGTCGCGCTACAAGTTCGACAACATCATCGGCTCGAGCCCGGCGATGCTCGACGTGCTGGGCACCATCGGCCAGGTCGCCGACAGCCGCGCCACCGTGCTGCTGCTCGGCGAGACCGGCTGCGGCAAGGAGTTGATCGCGAAGGCGATCCACTACAACTCGCCGCGGGAGAGCGGGCCGCTGATCCGCGTGAACTGCGGGGCGCTCTCGCCGCAGCTTCTCGAGAGCGAGCTGTTCGGCCACGTCAAGGGCGCCTTCACGGGCGCGGTCCGGGACAAGATCGGCCGCTTCGAGGCCGCCGACAAGGGGACGCTGTTCCTCGACGAGGTCGGCACGCTGGAGCCGCAGCTGCAGGTCAAGCTGCTGCGGGTGCTCCAGGAGCGCGAGGTCGAGCGCGTCGGCGACCACCGCAGCCGCAAGGTGGACGTCCGCGTCATCGCCGCGACGAACCTCAACCTCGAGGCCGAGGTCGAGCGGGGCAGCTTCCGCGAAGACCTGTACTACCGGCTCAACGTGGTCACCGTGAACCTGCCGCCGCTGCGGACCCGCCGCGAGGACATCCCCGCGCTCGTGGAGCACTTCCTGGAGCGCTACAACAAGGAGAACGGCCGGGACCTCTCGCGCGTCTCCCGCGAGACGCTCTCGACCTTCCTGCGCTACCCCTGGCCGGGGAACGTCCGCGAGCTGGAGAACATGATCGAGCGGGCGGTGGTGCTCTCCACGTCCAACGAGCTCACGCCCGAGCTGCTCCCCCTGGCGATCCGGATGTTCGCCGCGCAGACCCGCGGCGACGGGGCGGACGCCTCCATCGACGGGCTCTCCGAGCGCCTCGCCGAGGCGGCGGTGCGGCAGTACGCCGCTTCCGATGGCCGGGTCTACGAGCTGGTGATCCAGCAGATCGAGCGCCACCTGCTCAAGCACGCCCTGCGGCACAACGGCGGCGTGAAGATCCGGACCGCCGACTTCCTGGGCATCAACCGCAACACCTTGAACAAGAAGGTGAAAGAGCTCAGCCTCGAGGGCTGA
- a CDS encoding heparinase II/III domain-containing protein: MPTSADPAAPGPPPPSPPLASMPEVRAGHPRVIATPERLAALRAQRAGDAVLDALLRNVEARARACLDQPTLQREQVGRRLLRVSREALERITACALAFHTTGDGRFARRAEEELLAVAGFTDWNPTHFLDTAEMAAAVGLGYDWLFDTLSDDTRVALRGALQTKALRQRTASRHGWHWQLATHNWNPVGFGGLTLAALAIAEDDPAALAELLAAVREHNPRALQAMAPDGVHPEGPAYWSYGTTYQCLLLDALRTALGTDLGLAQEPGFLASGGFMAHARGPTGRSFNFSDSRERVSFTPAFLWVAEEANAPGWLAAWRAGGWEEATAADGRFRVFTPLWWLRLDPTALGEDAPRSWSGGGPNPVAFFRERWSDPGAMYLAIKGGRGSVSHGHLDAGSFVLDADGVRWAMDPGKVDYESIESQGIDLWDRAQGSDRWRVYHHRNEAHNTLTIGGALHRVDGFAPLIAVEPLAPPGENLPGVAALDLAAPLGASVATATRRFVFDPGPDRGVTVTDELTGLAPAAREEPVAWTLMTEAAVEVDGDSATLRRDGKMLRVEMTSSRAGRWHAEPAAPPAGLLGPPLPGVTRLRWTTSAAPDGTLRLEATLRPLDPLR, encoded by the coding sequence ATGCCCACCTCCGCGGACCCCGCCGCCCCCGGCCCGCCGCCGCCGTCCCCGCCGCTGGCGTCGATGCCGGAGGTTCGCGCCGGTCACCCGCGGGTCATCGCCACCCCCGAGCGTCTCGCGGCCCTGCGGGCGCAGCGCGCCGGCGACGCGGTGCTGGACGCGCTGCTGCGGAACGTGGAGGCCCGCGCCCGCGCCTGCCTCGACCAGCCCACCCTCCAGCGGGAGCAGGTCGGGAGGCGGCTGCTGCGCGTCTCCCGGGAGGCGCTGGAGCGGATCACCGCCTGTGCCCTGGCCTTCCACACCACCGGCGACGGCCGCTTCGCCCGCCGCGCCGAGGAGGAGCTGCTGGCCGTCGCCGGCTTCACCGACTGGAACCCCACGCACTTCCTGGACACCGCCGAGATGGCCGCCGCCGTGGGCCTCGGCTACGACTGGCTCTTCGACACATTGTCCGACGACACCCGCGTCGCCCTCCGCGGAGCGTTGCAGACCAAGGCGCTCCGCCAGCGGACCGCCAGCCGGCACGGCTGGCACTGGCAGCTCGCCACCCACAACTGGAACCCCGTGGGCTTCGGCGGCCTGACCCTCGCGGCGCTGGCCATCGCCGAGGACGACCCCGCAGCCCTCGCCGAGCTGCTGGCCGCGGTGCGGGAGCACAACCCCCGGGCCCTGCAGGCGATGGCTCCCGACGGCGTCCACCCCGAGGGGCCGGCCTACTGGAGCTATGGAACCACGTACCAGTGCCTCCTGCTCGATGCATTGCGGACGGCGCTGGGGACCGATCTCGGCCTCGCGCAGGAGCCGGGCTTCCTCGCCAGCGGCGGGTTCATGGCCCACGCCCGCGGCCCCACCGGCCGATCCTTCAACTTCTCGGATTCCCGCGAGCGCGTGAGCTTCACCCCCGCCTTCCTCTGGGTGGCGGAAGAAGCAAACGCCCCCGGGTGGCTCGCGGCCTGGCGGGCGGGCGGCTGGGAGGAAGCCACCGCCGCCGACGGACGCTTCCGGGTCTTCACGCCGCTGTGGTGGTTGCGGCTGGACCCGACGGCCCTCGGCGAGGACGCGCCCCGGAGCTGGTCCGGCGGCGGCCCCAACCCGGTGGCCTTCTTCCGCGAGCGATGGAGCGACCCCGGTGCGATGTACCTCGCCATCAAGGGCGGCCGCGGCTCGGTCAGCCACGGCCACCTCGACGCCGGCTCCTTCGTGCTCGACGCCGACGGGGTCCGCTGGGCGATGGACCCGGGGAAGGTGGACTACGAGAGCATCGAGAGCCAGGGGATCGACCTTTGGGACCGGGCCCAGGGCAGCGACCGCTGGCGGGTCTACCACCACCGCAACGAGGCGCACAACACGCTGACGATCGGCGGAGCGCTCCACCGCGTGGACGGCTTCGCTCCGCTGATCGCCGTCGAGCCGCTGGCTCCGCCCGGCGAGAACCTCCCGGGCGTTGCCGCCCTCGATCTCGCCGCGCCGCTCGGCGCGTCGGTCGCCACCGCCACCCGCCGCTTCGTGTTCGATCCCGGACCCGACCGCGGCGTGACCGTCACCGACGAGCTCACCGGCCTCGCCCCCGCCGCCCGCGAGGAGCCCGTCGCCTGGACGCTCATGACCGAGGCCGCCGTGGAGGTCGATGGCGACAGCGCCACGCTCCGCCGCGACGGGAAGATGCTCCGCGTCGAGATGACCTCCAGCCGGGCGGGCCGCTGGCACGCCGAGCCGGCCGCCCCGCCCGCCGGCCTGCTCGGCCCCCCGCTGCCCGGCGTCACCCGACTCCGCTGGACCACTTCCGCCGCCCCCGACGGCACGCTCCGCCTCGAAGCAACGCTGCGGCCGCTGGATCCGCTGCGCTGA
- a CDS encoding Gfo/Idh/MocA family protein, whose amino-acid sequence MVNVGVIGLGSMGNTHLAAYGSVPGCRVVAVADADEGRRTGRTGAGGNIEGQGSGGGFDFASVRAYADASELIADPEVHLVDVCLPTPLHARFAVAALRAGKHLMVEKPLARTAAEADTIVAAAEEASAGGQIAMCGMCMRFWPGWVWLKEAIDDGRFGRVLHARFRRVTSHPPGSFYADGDACGGALLDLHVHDTDFVRHAFGAPEAVFSRGYAKHTSRPDHVCTQYLFGDGGPVVTAEGGWAMHEGFGFEMQYAVNFERATAVFDIHQDPVLTLIDGEGKRAVDIPGGMGYQPELAYLIGCVERGEAPSTVTLADAANALRIVEAEGRSIASGRIEAL is encoded by the coding sequence ATGGTCAACGTCGGCGTCATCGGGCTCGGCAGCATGGGCAACACCCACCTGGCCGCCTACGGCAGCGTGCCGGGCTGCAGGGTCGTCGCGGTGGCCGACGCCGACGAGGGCCGCCGCACCGGCCGCACCGGGGCCGGCGGGAACATCGAGGGACAGGGCTCCGGCGGCGGCTTCGACTTCGCCAGCGTGAGGGCCTACGCCGACGCTTCGGAGCTGATCGCCGATCCCGAGGTCCACCTCGTCGACGTGTGCCTGCCCACGCCCCTGCACGCCCGCTTCGCCGTGGCCGCGCTCCGAGCCGGCAAGCACCTGATGGTCGAGAAGCCGCTCGCCCGGACCGCGGCCGAGGCGGACACCATCGTCGCCGCCGCGGAGGAGGCGTCCGCCGGCGGGCAGATCGCGATGTGCGGGATGTGCATGCGCTTCTGGCCGGGCTGGGTGTGGCTCAAGGAGGCGATCGACGACGGCCGTTTCGGGAGGGTGCTCCACGCCCGGTTCCGCCGCGTGACCTCGCACCCGCCGGGCTCCTTCTACGCCGACGGCGACGCCTGCGGCGGGGCGCTGCTGGACCTTCACGTCCACGACACCGACTTCGTGCGGCACGCCTTCGGCGCCCCCGAGGCCGTGTTCAGCCGCGGCTACGCGAAGCACACGTCGCGCCCGGACCACGTCTGCACGCAGTATCTCTTCGGGGACGGCGGCCCGGTGGTGACCGCCGAGGGCGGCTGGGCGATGCACGAGGGCTTCGGCTTCGAGATGCAGTACGCGGTGAATTTCGAGCGGGCCACGGCCGTCTTTGACATCCACCAGGACCCGGTGCTCACGCTGATCGACGGCGAGGGCAAGCGGGCCGTCGACATCCCCGGCGGCATGGGCTACCAGCCCGAGCTCGCCTACCTCATCGGCTGCGTGGAGCGGGGCGAAGCGCCTTCGACTGTCACGCTGGCGGACGCGGCGAACGCGCTGCGGATCGTCGAGGCCGAGGGCCGGAGCATCGCCAGCGGCCGGATCGAGGCGCTCTGA
- a CDS encoding M42 family metallopeptidase, with translation MNLDLLKRLSETAAVPGREHRVRALLEEEAAGLFDTVTTDPLGSLVCVRSARGPAAEPPQRVMVAAHMDQIGFLVRFIDDDGFLRVQPVGGFDIRNLFARVVTICPDPADPSRDLRGLMNPGVKPVHLATEEDRKKLPDLTDLVIDTTLPAEEVKKRVKIGDMVVLDQPFVDLGPAVAGQAMDNRVACWALVEAVRKLEADATPHPCELHCVFTVQEEVGLRGALTSAYTARPHVGIAVDTTLCVDTPGGVPHQQTTAFGKGVALTVMDSASIADVGILQAFERLGEANGVPTQRSILMRGGTDAGSLQRAGVGARTFTLSVPTRNIHSVTEACHKADLEACRDLLALFLAEAVPSAPG, from the coding sequence ATGAACCTCGATCTGTTGAAGCGACTCTCCGAGACCGCCGCCGTGCCCGGCCGCGAGCACCGCGTGCGGGCGCTGCTGGAGGAGGAGGCGGCCGGCCTCTTCGACACGGTCACGACGGACCCGCTGGGCTCGCTTGTGTGCGTGCGCTCGGCGCGGGGGCCGGCTGCGGAGCCGCCGCAGCGGGTGATGGTCGCCGCCCACATGGACCAGATCGGCTTCCTCGTCCGCTTCATCGACGACGACGGCTTCCTCCGCGTGCAACCGGTGGGCGGCTTCGACATCCGCAACCTCTTCGCCCGGGTCGTGACGATCTGCCCCGATCCCGCGGATCCGTCACGGGACCTCCGCGGTCTCATGAACCCCGGCGTGAAGCCGGTGCACCTCGCGACCGAGGAAGACCGCAAGAAGCTGCCCGACCTCACCGACCTGGTGATCGACACCACGCTCCCGGCGGAGGAGGTCAAGAAGCGCGTGAAAATCGGCGACATGGTCGTCCTCGATCAGCCCTTCGTGGACCTGGGCCCCGCCGTCGCGGGCCAGGCGATGGACAACCGCGTCGCCTGCTGGGCGCTGGTGGAAGCCGTCCGGAAGCTGGAGGCCGACGCCACGCCGCACCCCTGCGAGCTGCACTGCGTGTTCACCGTCCAGGAGGAGGTCGGCCTGCGTGGCGCCCTCACCAGCGCCTACACCGCCCGGCCGCACGTCGGCATCGCCGTGGACACCACCCTCTGCGTCGACACCCCCGGCGGCGTCCCGCACCAGCAGACGACCGCCTTCGGCAAGGGCGTCGCCCTCACCGTGATGGACTCCGCCAGCATCGCCGACGTGGGGATCCTCCAGGCGTTCGAGCGGCTCGGCGAGGCGAACGGCGTGCCCACCCAGCGCAGCATCCTGATGCGGGGCGGCACCGATGCCGGCAGCCTCCAGCGCGCCGGCGTCGGTGCCCGCACCTTCACGCTCTCGGTGCCCACCCGCAACATCCACTCCGTGACCGAGGCCTGCCACAAGGCGGACCTGGAGGCGTGCCGGGACCTGCTCGCGCTGTTCCTGGCGGAAGCGGTCCCGTCCGCACCGGGATGA
- a CDS encoding glucosamine-6-phosphate deaminase has product MSTTTHPVAATERIPVEIHPSSAEASAAVAAEIAQLIRTKRAAGGNAVLGLATGSTPTGVYDELIRLHREEGLSFKGVKTFNLDEYVPMAPDALQSYRRFMDEHLFDHVDFDEGDTHVPDGLLPVEDTAAGCARYEEQIQEAGGLDLQLLGIGRTGHIGFNEPGSGKDSRTRLIWLDRLTRADAASDFFGAENVPRRAITMGVGTIMEAKRIVLMAWGEGKAPVVAAAVEGPETPAVAASYLQTHPNATFVLDEAASAGLTRTRCPWLVGSVDWTPRRQRSAAVWLAQRAGKPLLKLTDEDYNESGLQELVAEHGPAYDVNLRVFRELQRTITGWPGGKPSERRRAGDVQREGDDVFPKRILIFSPHPDDDVISMGGTLIRLVDQGHEVHVAYQVSGNIAVFDADAVRFADFYSELAGTRGSSQEGVLKEVVDEVDAKEPGAVDGELLKSIKQIIRRGECRAAARLCGLPTDRLHFLDLPFYETGKVRKKPLSREDVDLTAALLERIKPHQVYAAGDLSDPHGTHRVCLAAVMQACERLKDEDWFEQTAVWLYRGAWQEWLPEQVDMAVPLSPAELLKKRQAIFKHESQKDRAPYPGTDEREFWERAEERNRNTARLYDRLGLAEYEAIEAFVQWSPGQEIG; this is encoded by the coding sequence ATGAGCACCACCACCCACCCCGTCGCCGCCACCGAACGCATCCCGGTGGAGATCCATCCGTCCTCCGCGGAGGCTTCCGCCGCGGTGGCCGCCGAGATCGCGCAGCTGATCCGCACCAAGCGGGCGGCGGGGGGCAACGCGGTGCTCGGCCTGGCCACCGGCTCGACGCCCACCGGCGTCTACGACGAGCTCATCCGGCTGCACCGCGAGGAAGGCCTCTCCTTCAAGGGCGTCAAGACCTTCAACCTCGACGAGTACGTGCCGATGGCGCCCGACGCGCTGCAGAGCTACCGGCGCTTCATGGACGAGCACCTCTTCGACCACGTCGACTTCGACGAGGGCGACACCCATGTCCCCGACGGCCTGCTCCCGGTGGAGGACACCGCGGCCGGCTGCGCCCGCTACGAGGAGCAGATCCAGGAGGCCGGCGGGCTCGATCTCCAGCTGCTGGGCATCGGCCGCACCGGGCACATCGGCTTCAACGAGCCCGGCTCGGGCAAGGACTCGCGGACGCGGCTGATCTGGCTCGACCGGCTGACCCGCGCCGACGCCGCGAGCGACTTCTTCGGCGCCGAGAACGTCCCGCGCCGGGCGATCACGATGGGCGTGGGGACGATCATGGAGGCGAAGCGGATCGTCCTCATGGCCTGGGGCGAGGGGAAGGCGCCGGTGGTGGCGGCGGCGGTGGAGGGGCCGGAAACGCCCGCGGTCGCGGCGAGCTACCTGCAGACCCACCCCAACGCCACCTTCGTGCTCGACGAGGCGGCCTCGGCGGGGCTGACGCGGACGCGGTGCCCCTGGCTGGTGGGGAGCGTGGACTGGACGCCCCGGCGGCAGCGGTCCGCGGCGGTCTGGCTGGCCCAGCGTGCGGGCAAGCCGCTCCTGAAGCTCACCGACGAGGACTACAACGAGAGCGGGCTCCAGGAGCTCGTCGCCGAGCACGGCCCGGCGTACGACGTGAACCTGCGGGTGTTCCGGGAGCTGCAGCGGACGATCACCGGCTGGCCCGGCGGCAAGCCCAGCGAGCGGCGGCGGGCGGGGGACGTCCAGCGCGAGGGCGACGACGTGTTCCCCAAGCGGATCCTGATCTTCTCGCCGCACCCCGACGACGACGTGATCTCGATGGGCGGCACGCTGATCCGCCTGGTCGATCAGGGCCACGAGGTCCACGTGGCGTACCAGGTCTCGGGCAACATCGCCGTCTTCGACGCCGACGCCGTCCGCTTCGCGGACTTCTACAGCGAGCTCGCCGGCACGCGGGGCTCCAGCCAGGAGGGCGTGCTGAAGGAGGTCGTCGACGAGGTCGACGCGAAGGAGCCCGGCGCCGTCGACGGCGAGCTGCTCAAGAGCATCAAGCAGATCATCCGCCGCGGCGAGTGCCGCGCGGCCGCGCGGCTGTGCGGGCTGCCCACCGACCGGCTGCACTTCCTCGACCTGCCCTTCTACGAGACCGGCAAGGTTCGCAAGAAGCCGCTCTCGCGGGAGGACGTCGACCTCACCGCGGCGTTGCTCGAGCGGATCAAGCCGCACCAGGTCTACGCCGCCGGCGACCTCTCCGACCCGCACGGCACGCACCGCGTGTGCCTCGCGGCGGTCATGCAGGCGTGCGAGCGGCTGAAGGACGAGGACTGGTTCGAGCAGACCGCGGTCTGGCTCTACCGCGGCGCCTGGCAGGAGTGGCTGCCCGAGCAGGTGGACATGGCGGTGCCGCTCTCGCCCGCGGAGCTGCTCAAGAAGCGTCAGGCGATCTTCAAGCACGAGAGCCAGAAGGACCGGGCGCCGTACCCCGGGACCGACGAGCGGGAGTTCTGGGAGCGTGCCGAGGAGCGCAACCGCAACACCGCCCGGCTGTACGACCGGCTGGGCCTGGCGGAGTACGAGGCGATCGAAGCCTTCGTGCAGTGGAGCCCGGGGCAGGAGATCGGCTGA